CTAATGCAATAAAGAGAAGTGGTGTGCCGGTTTTAATGGCGGCAAACAAGATTTGTACAATAAGATCTGAGTCCAAAGTGTGCTCCTAGTTTGTCGCTTGTTTAGAAAAGGCGAGACGATTGTTGATGAAAAAATCACATGCCAAGAGAAAGAACAATAAAACGCCCTGAAACATGCTGACGACGGCAACGGGAATGCCCATTTCTATTTGTGCTAAATCACCACCCATATAAAGTACCGCCATAAATGCCGCCGCAAGAATGGCGCCGATAGGATGTAATCTTCCCAAATAGGCGACAATGATGGCTGAATAGCCATAGCCAGGAGACACATTAGGTACTAATTGTCCGATCGGCCCAGTGGTTTCGCTGACACCGGCGAGTCCTGCTAAAGCACCAGCAAATAACATGACAAACCAACTTATTTTTTTGCTACTAAATCCTGCGTAGCGAGTGGCCGCTTCGTCTGCACCAAAAACGCGTATTTGAAACCCTAGGTGGGTTTTACTTAAAATAAACCAACCGACAACACCGGATAGAATAGCAAAAACGATGCCGAGGTGAGTTCGGCTGCTTTCAAATAGCGTGGGCAGTAAGGTGGCGTCAGAAAATAAGGCGGATTCTGGGAAACCAAAGCCTTCAGGGTCTCTTAGTGGTCCATGAACGGCCCAAATAAGAAGGTATAGGGCGATGTAGTTGAACATAATGGTGGTTAAAATAAGGTTCGAGTTATAACGTAACTTTAAGAAAGTCGGAATCGCGGCCCAAATCATGCCGGATACAACGCCAGCTAATAAAGTGATAGGAAGTGCAAAAGAAGATTCAGAATTTATAAAGTAAAGCGCCATAGCGGAGCCGCCTAACGCGCCAGCGAGTAATTGTCCTTCTGCGCCGATGTTCCACATATTAGCTCGGTAGCATAGTGATAAGCCAACGGCACAAAGTAGTAGCGGTGCCATTTTCACGAACATCTCACCAATATTGTAACTGTCTGCCAAAGGTGCAATTAAGAGTACATGTAAGGCTTGAGAAGG
The Marinomonas maritima DNA segment above includes these coding regions:
- a CDS encoding ABC transporter permease gives rise to the protein MIRIQTRTESSSLMKVVSPLLAIALTLIFGCILFSAIGKSPSQALHVLLIAPLADSYNIGEMFVKMAPLLLCAVGLSLCYRANMWNIGAEGQLLAGALGGSAMALYFINSESSFALPITLLAGVVSGMIWAAIPTFLKLRYNSNLILTTIMFNYIALYLLIWAVHGPLRDPEGFGFPESALFSDATLLPTLFESSRTHLGIVFAILSGVVGWFILSKTHLGFQIRVFGADEAATRYAGFSSKKISWFVMLFAGALAGLAGVSETTGPIGQLVPNVSPGYGYSAIIVAYLGRLHPIGAILAAAFMAVLYMGGDLAQIEMGIPVAVVSMFQGVLLFFLLACDFFINNRLAFSKQATN